In Reichenbachiella agarivorans, one genomic interval encodes:
- a CDS encoding HPP family protein, whose amino-acid sequence MTGNKQHRNIRIVRYILYRETLVDFKEHFWSFIGSFFGIGVIGYIQNSYLSISDNIFLIGSFGASSVLIYGAIQSPLAQPRNLIGGHLVSAVTGVTISYLLPHSVLVAAPLAVSLSIVLMQITKTLHPPGGATALIAVIGSESVKSLGFWYVLYPVFSGALILLLVALVVNNMTSKRQYPTSKRHTRLIKSNLPLSKLLKKRTQKSV is encoded by the coding sequence ATGACTGGAAATAAGCAACACAGGAATATTAGAATCGTCCGTTATATTTTATACCGCGAGACTTTGGTAGATTTTAAAGAACATTTTTGGTCCTTTATCGGATCTTTTTTCGGGATAGGTGTGATAGGATATATCCAAAACAGCTACCTCAGTATTTCGGACAATATTTTCTTGATTGGCTCATTCGGAGCATCCAGTGTCTTGATTTATGGTGCGATTCAGAGTCCATTGGCACAGCCTCGCAACTTGATTGGAGGGCATTTGGTATCTGCTGTTACAGGCGTGACGATCAGTTATCTCTTGCCTCATTCTGTACTGGTCGCTGCACCATTGGCCGTATCACTATCCATCGTGTTGATGCAAATCACCAAGACACTACACCCACCAGGTGGAGCTACTGCCCTGATTGCAGTGATTGGATCTGAGAGCGTCAAAAGTCTCGGGTTTTGGTATGTACTGTATCCGGTGTTTTCTGGAGCCTTGATATTGCTACTGGTGGCACTGGTGGTCAACAACATGACCTCCAAACGCCAATACCCTACCAGCAAGCGACATACTCGCTTGATCAAAAGCAATCTTCCTTTGTCCAAACTGTTGAAGAAAAGGACTCAAAAATCTGTATGA
- a CDS encoding T9SS type A sorting domain-containing protein, which yields MKSIIYCFFVILFYLVALDASAQTSVADGNWATGATWNGGTAPGYTNLGNVTINSYVISDQSISFSNTNNRILTVNDTLIVQGDVLFNSGKNGAGINIGPNNVLIIFGNLQMGKNNAGANIEAGGILVVKGSISTEGNNGFFTGAGSVYTDGTTTGMTSNGSPGPAINVIDDLSTDGFTTIEEYVAGGGAGTLPVDLLYFNASWSQSSKSASLTWATTTEIFNDYFSVERSDDGIDYYEIARVAGHGNSNTKIEYIYHDFTVQSSTSYYRLKQVDFDGEFEYFDQVRLSTYGGSASEEFSLYPSVVTDGQIHLVADHAFNIQEIQIISLNGGRVYFIQSSSVNSTSYQLDVRYLAHGVYLVKTQTEQGELITKKFVVN from the coding sequence ATGAAAAGTATAATATACTGTTTTTTCGTGATTTTATTTTATCTGGTAGCATTGGATGCTTCTGCACAGACCTCAGTGGCTGATGGCAATTGGGCAACAGGTGCTACTTGGAATGGAGGTACTGCTCCTGGATATACGAACCTTGGAAATGTTACTATCAACTCTTATGTGATTTCTGACCAAAGCATTTCTTTTTCGAATACAAATAACAGAATACTGACCGTCAATGATACTCTTATAGTACAGGGGGATGTATTATTTAATTCAGGTAAAAATGGCGCGGGTATTAATATTGGTCCAAACAATGTTTTGATCATTTTTGGTAATCTCCAAATGGGCAAAAACAATGCAGGTGCTAATATCGAAGCTGGCGGAATTTTAGTTGTTAAAGGAAGTATTTCTACTGAAGGTAATAATGGATTCTTTACAGGTGCAGGGAGTGTCTATACAGATGGGACAACAACAGGTATGACTAGTAATGGAAGTCCTGGGCCAGCTATCAATGTTATAGACGATTTGAGTACAGATGGATTTACTACAATAGAAGAGTATGTTGCCGGAGGTGGTGCTGGAACTCTCCCAGTTGATTTGCTCTATTTCAATGCAAGTTGGAGTCAAAGCTCAAAATCTGCCTCGCTGACTTGGGCTACTACGACCGAGATATTCAATGATTATTTCTCTGTGGAGCGTTCGGATGATGGGATAGATTATTATGAGATAGCTAGAGTGGCTGGGCATGGTAACTCTAATACCAAAATCGAATACATCTACCACGATTTTACTGTCCAGTCTTCAACTAGCTATTATCGATTGAAGCAAGTGGATTTTGATGGAGAGTTTGAATACTTCGATCAAGTCAGACTGTCAACCTATGGAGGTTCTGCCTCAGAGGAGTTTAGTTTGTATCCATCTGTTGTGACAGATGGCCAAATTCATTTGGTTGCTGATCATGCATTTAATATCCAAGAGATACAAATTATTTCCTTGAATGGAGGTAGAGTCTATTTCATCCAATCTAGTTCAGTCAATTCGACAAGCTACCAATTGGATGTCAGGTATTTGGCTCATGGAGTTTACCTAGTCAAAACACAGACTGAACAAGGCGAGCTTATAACCAAGAAGTTTGTTGTTAATTGA
- a CDS encoding DMT family transporter — MPPSNFLLYAIPALIWGSTWFVITFQLGKVDPLISVVYRYLVAGTLMMLYCLIRKVPMRFTPRQHFFMALQGAFLFGINYWMAYKAEEYIPSGLMAVAFSTIVFSNSILGYFLMGKRINKGVMIGAILGLTGTTLIFSKEFFFMAYSEQILLGSGIAMLSVVLASLGNLASARNSAAGIPVVQANAFGMVYGAGLMALLAMILGKEFTFEWTQSYILSLLYLSIFGSITAFGFYLTLVGRIGADKAAYALVVIPIISIFLSTLFEDYQLTWFAFGGVVLIVLGNLFALRKRKGIKTA, encoded by the coding sequence ATGCCTCCATCTAATTTTCTCTTGTACGCTATCCCCGCATTGATTTGGGGTTCTACTTGGTTCGTCATTACTTTTCAATTGGGCAAGGTCGATCCGCTCATTTCTGTAGTTTACCGTTACCTGGTGGCGGGTACGCTCATGATGCTGTATTGTTTGATCAGAAAGGTACCGATGAGGTTTACCCCAAGGCAACATTTCTTCATGGCTTTGCAGGGTGCTTTTTTGTTTGGGATCAACTATTGGATGGCATACAAAGCAGAGGAGTATATCCCTAGTGGATTGATGGCGGTTGCTTTTTCAACCATTGTCTTTTCTAATTCGATATTGGGTTATTTTCTGATGGGAAAAAGGATCAACAAAGGAGTAATGATCGGTGCTATTTTGGGTTTGACAGGGACGACATTGATCTTCAGCAAGGAATTTTTCTTCATGGCCTATTCAGAACAAATCCTGTTGGGCTCTGGGATAGCGATGTTGTCAGTCGTGTTGGCCTCCTTGGGCAATCTTGCTTCTGCACGCAACTCTGCTGCGGGTATTCCCGTGGTTCAGGCCAATGCATTTGGGATGGTCTATGGTGCAGGGTTGATGGCACTCTTGGCGATGATTTTGGGCAAGGAGTTTACCTTTGAGTGGACGCAATCCTACATATTGTCTTTGCTGTACTTGTCTATATTTGGGTCGATTACTGCCTTTGGTTTTTACCTGACATTGGTGGGGAGAATCGGCGCAGACAAGGCTGCTTATGCCTTGGTGGTTATTCCCATCATTTCTATTTTCCTCTCTACACTCTTCGAAGATTACCAATTGACCTGGTTTGCTTTTGGAGGCGTAGTCTTGATCGTGTTGGGCAATCTCTTTGCCTTGAGAAAGAGGAAGGGGATCAAAACCGCTTAA
- a CDS encoding FlgD immunoglobulin-like domain containing protein, whose product MINHLLKSFVILITSIAWLSACEQPASREISRIADAPSAIGTKENPNKRLEFEIMQLVDPATQRIPELIHQQEVSFARALNQRYAPNARALAQDWESGGPHNVGGRTRAFAMDVDDENVLIAGGVSGGMYRSVDKGNNWTRTSHPSTLNNATCVTQDQRAGFHHVWYYGTGELRGNSSTSGGAPYRGDGIYRSLDGGLSWDVIPSTANGRPADFESPFNYVWSIVVDDQGVIYAALYGCIVKSADDGLTWEVVLGPDLLHPDTLDPPIEDLNDSGAPFYTNLMKTPSGKIYATLSTFTALGHKQDHAGFFVLEPGEVAWEEITPFNFDLNYNRTVMSYAPSNEDILYFLTDGIDLSLKVREGKTWIDRSMNLPGKNDTLPALNSQDSYNLLVKVHPSDENIVFIGGTNLYRSTDGFRSSDHSAWIGGYDPESGTASKYPNHHPDQHEIVFLPSDPNSMFSTNDGGVRFTANNMATLPQWDERNDGFITSQFYTIALSKQEGSFKALGGMQDNGTYLKILGNPTAPWIELLGGDGSYVSTTPDDRFWYASFQEGTTFRLSLNDEHQLVSFAEVDPVGGEGYLFVNPFVLDPNNYNRMYMAGGDVIWRNDNLSQIPAGIQQPTSVNWSEVNSTKQFTLAISTLAVSTYPANVLYFGMTSGSVHKTIYANTDSAQTTQLFKQTITNDEGQSVSGYVSNVAIDPTNADRVIFSYSNYHFPSLFYTADGGETVVDISGNLEENPDGSGGGPSVRWSQIVPMADGSFIYFISTSVGLYSATELNGAETIWTKEADETIGNSLIRMTDYRPSDGKLIVATHGNGVFVTHIEGQLQKMPQETAVEKFQLVNAYPNPFADEVRIELEIPVEGRVVVEILSPSGQLIRTLLNNEQFDGTVSVVWDGRNAGGVPLDDGLYLYRVYYAGKFKSGKIIYLKN is encoded by the coding sequence ATGATTAATCACCTACTAAAATCCTTTGTCATACTTATAACCAGTATCGCATGGTTGTCTGCTTGCGAACAACCTGCATCGCGAGAGATTTCACGCATTGCCGATGCGCCTAGCGCGATTGGGACCAAAGAGAATCCTAACAAAAGATTAGAATTTGAGATCATGCAATTGGTCGATCCTGCAACACAGCGCATACCCGAATTGATCCATCAACAAGAAGTAAGCTTTGCGAGAGCTCTCAATCAGCGCTATGCACCAAACGCCCGAGCTCTGGCACAGGATTGGGAATCGGGTGGCCCTCATAATGTAGGAGGTAGAACCCGTGCTTTTGCCATGGATGTGGATGACGAAAATGTCTTGATAGCTGGTGGCGTATCAGGAGGAATGTATCGCTCTGTGGACAAAGGAAACAACTGGACTCGTACCAGTCACCCTTCCACACTCAACAATGCTACTTGTGTGACACAGGATCAGCGAGCAGGATTTCACCATGTCTGGTACTATGGTACTGGAGAGCTGAGAGGCAATTCGTCGACCTCTGGGGGTGCACCCTATCGTGGTGATGGGATTTACCGTTCGCTCGATGGTGGTTTGTCATGGGATGTGATACCTTCTACTGCCAACGGTCGGCCAGCGGATTTTGAGAGCCCGTTCAACTATGTATGGAGCATCGTAGTAGATGATCAGGGGGTGATCTACGCTGCGCTCTATGGGTGTATTGTCAAGTCAGCTGATGATGGTCTCACTTGGGAAGTAGTGTTGGGCCCTGATTTGCTACATCCTGATACGCTCGATCCACCCATCGAAGATTTGAATGATTCTGGAGCGCCTTTTTATACCAACTTGATGAAGACCCCTTCGGGAAAAATCTATGCAACGCTCAGTACTTTCACTGCCTTGGGACACAAGCAAGATCATGCTGGTTTTTTCGTATTGGAGCCTGGAGAAGTGGCTTGGGAAGAAATCACGCCTTTCAACTTTGATTTGAATTATAACCGTACCGTGATGTCTTATGCACCGAGCAATGAGGACATCTTGTACTTTTTGACTGATGGAATAGACTTGTCGTTGAAAGTACGTGAGGGCAAAACATGGATTGACCGTTCGATGAATCTACCAGGCAAGAATGACACGCTTCCAGCTCTCAATTCTCAGGATTCCTACAATCTATTGGTCAAGGTACATCCTTCCGATGAAAATATCGTTTTCATCGGAGGGACAAATCTCTACCGATCAACGGATGGTTTTAGGTCTAGCGATCATTCTGCATGGATAGGAGGGTATGATCCTGAGTCAGGTACCGCATCCAAGTACCCTAATCATCATCCTGATCAGCACGAGATCGTTTTCCTCCCTTCTGATCCCAACAGTATGTTTAGCACCAATGATGGCGGTGTGCGGTTTACTGCCAACAACATGGCGACTCTTCCACAATGGGATGAAAGGAATGATGGATTTATCACTTCGCAGTTTTATACGATCGCATTGAGCAAGCAGGAAGGTAGCTTCAAAGCACTAGGAGGGATGCAAGACAATGGTACCTATCTCAAAATACTTGGCAACCCCACTGCGCCTTGGATAGAGTTGCTAGGAGGGGATGGGTCGTATGTATCTACCACGCCAGACGATCGTTTTTGGTATGCCTCTTTCCAAGAGGGGACAACCTTTCGCCTTTCACTCAATGATGAACATCAGTTGGTTTCCTTTGCTGAGGTAGACCCAGTAGGAGGAGAAGGCTATTTGTTTGTCAATCCGTTCGTCTTAGATCCCAACAACTACAACAGGATGTATATGGCAGGAGGAGATGTCATCTGGCGCAATGACAATTTATCTCAAATCCCCGCTGGAATACAGCAACCTACTTCGGTGAATTGGAGTGAAGTCAACAGTACTAAGCAATTTACACTTGCCATATCTACATTGGCAGTATCAACCTACCCTGCCAATGTACTCTACTTCGGGATGACTTCTGGATCCGTGCACAAGACAATCTACGCCAATACAGACAGTGCACAAACAACCCAGCTATTCAAACAAACTATTACCAACGATGAGGGGCAGTCAGTCAGCGGATATGTGTCCAATGTAGCCATAGACCCGACAAATGCAGATCGTGTCATTTTCTCGTACTCTAATTATCATTTTCCGAGTTTATTTTATACAGCTGATGGTGGCGAAACTGTCGTGGATATCAGTGGCAACTTAGAGGAAAATCCTGATGGGAGTGGAGGAGGTCCTAGTGTCCGATGGAGTCAAATTGTACCTATGGCAGATGGGAGTTTTATTTATTTCATCTCTACCAGTGTGGGGTTATATAGTGCTACTGAATTGAATGGCGCTGAGACAATATGGACGAAAGAAGCCGATGAAACCATAGGAAACTCACTGATCAGAATGACAGATTACAGACCATCGGATGGCAAGCTGATCGTAGCGACGCATGGCAATGGTGTATTTGTAACTCATATAGAAGGCCAACTGCAAAAGATGCCACAAGAGACCGCTGTTGAAAAATTTCAGTTGGTCAATGCCTATCCCAATCCGTTTGCGGATGAGGTCAGAATCGAACTGGAGATCCCAGTAGAGGGTCGTGTGGTTGTGGAGATTCTCAGTCCCTCTGGACAATTGATCCGGACATTGCTCAATAACGAGCAGTTTGATGGAACCGTGTCGGTGGTTTGGGATGGCAGGAATGCAGGGGGAGTGCCACTAGATGATGGGCTGTATCTCTATCGAGTTTACTACGCTGGCAAGTTTAAGTCTGGAAAAATAATTTATCTGAAGAATTAG
- a CDS encoding glycerophosphodiester phosphodiesterase: MNSRNFIWYAIPMMLFLALMWLFEPWFYQRYVVSDDIEDIKKRNFVIVGHKGASGVAPENTLAAFQKAIDMGADMVEIDVHYTKDGEVVVFHDEDVDRTTNGTGKVHKFTLAELKELDAGSWFGDHEQYRGEKIPTLAETLDLIHGKVECVIDIKSKGHEYYDGFAERVVEIINEKGAKDWTVVQAYDESYLEEALETDSTIRMKKIMMGEDETHLLAFYINAKTFTDHRGKHEFFGTLNPHFTSLSQRRLFRFKARGYKVFTYVVNERDDMIKMLNMGVDGIITDFPDRMVEIRKELEAIDREKAAEEEG; encoded by the coding sequence ATGAATAGTCGCAACTTTATCTGGTATGCCATCCCCATGATGTTATTTTTAGCTTTGATGTGGTTGTTTGAACCATGGTTTTATCAACGCTATGTAGTCAGTGATGACATTGAAGACATCAAAAAAAGAAATTTCGTTATCGTAGGTCACAAAGGAGCTTCTGGTGTAGCCCCAGAAAACACGCTTGCGGCTTTCCAAAAGGCAATCGACATGGGGGCCGACATGGTAGAGATCGATGTGCACTACACCAAAGATGGTGAAGTGGTAGTATTCCACGATGAAGACGTAGATCGTACTACCAACGGCACTGGAAAAGTCCACAAATTCACCCTTGCAGAACTCAAGGAACTCGACGCAGGATCATGGTTTGGCGATCATGAACAATACCGAGGTGAAAAAATCCCCACTTTGGCAGAAACACTTGATTTGATCCACGGCAAGGTAGAATGTGTGATTGACATCAAATCCAAAGGACACGAATACTATGATGGCTTTGCAGAAAGAGTCGTAGAAATCATCAATGAAAAAGGTGCAAAAGATTGGACTGTCGTACAAGCATATGACGAGAGCTATCTCGAAGAAGCCCTCGAAACTGACTCTACCATCCGTATGAAAAAAATCATGATGGGTGAAGACGAGACGCACCTCTTGGCCTTTTATATCAACGCCAAGACTTTTACCGATCACCGTGGCAAACATGAGTTTTTTGGCACACTCAATCCTCATTTTACCTCGCTATCACAGCGCAGGTTGTTTAGATTCAAGGCACGTGGATACAAAGTATTCACCTATGTAGTCAACGAACGTGATGATATGATCAAAATGCTCAACATGGGGGTAGATGGCATCATCACTGATTTCCCTGACCGAATGGTAGAGATCCGCAAGGAACTAGAGGCCATAGACAGAGAAAAAGCAGCAGAAGAGGAGGGCTAA
- the fabF gene encoding beta-ketoacyl-ACP synthase II — MSERRVVVTGMGAITPIGNDVKTFWDNAVKGVSGACRITHFNPEKFKTQFACEVKGFDPTLRLDRNEIKRTDLYSQYGMDAAVQAIEDSGFDFQSMDPFDIGVIWGTGQGGLETLEKEVQNYTANGFEPRFNPFLIPKMLGNMAGGMIALKYGFMGINFSTVSACATSNTSIMDAMNYIKLGKAKIIITGGSEAPITEASIGGFSAMKALSTRNDSPETASRPYDPDRDGFVMGEGGGALVLEEYEHAKARGAQIYAELVGSSMTNDAYHMTATHPEGLGAYQAMKLALDEGKINPSDVDYINTHSTSTPVGDISEPQAIRRLMDGKDNRASISGTKSMTGHLLGAAGVVEAILSIQSIRHNVIPPTINTESIDPAIGDDLNIVIKEAKEKEVKIAMSNTFGFGGHNGIAVFKAFS; from the coding sequence ATGTCAGAGAGAAGAGTAGTTGTAACAGGTATGGGAGCCATCACTCCTATCGGAAATGATGTCAAAACCTTTTGGGACAATGCCGTCAAAGGCGTAAGTGGCGCATGCCGAATCACCCATTTCAATCCCGAAAAATTCAAAACCCAATTCGCTTGTGAGGTCAAAGGCTTTGACCCTACGCTCCGACTCGACCGCAACGAAATCAAACGAACCGACCTCTACTCACAATATGGTATGGATGCGGCGGTTCAGGCCATCGAAGATTCTGGGTTTGATTTTCAATCCATGGATCCGTTTGACATAGGTGTGATATGGGGAACGGGTCAAGGTGGTCTAGAGACGCTGGAGAAAGAAGTTCAGAATTATACAGCCAATGGGTTCGAGCCTCGTTTCAATCCCTTCCTCATCCCCAAAATGCTCGGCAACATGGCTGGCGGAATGATTGCTCTCAAGTATGGTTTCATGGGCATCAATTTCTCTACCGTATCTGCCTGTGCGACCTCCAACACCTCGATCATGGACGCCATGAACTACATCAAACTTGGCAAGGCAAAGATCATCATCACAGGAGGATCAGAAGCTCCTATCACTGAAGCATCCATTGGGGGCTTCAGCGCTATGAAGGCACTCTCTACTCGCAACGACTCCCCCGAAACTGCATCAAGACCCTACGATCCAGATCGTGATGGTTTCGTCATGGGTGAAGGTGGCGGCGCACTTGTACTCGAAGAATACGAACATGCCAAGGCCCGTGGTGCCCAGATCTATGCAGAGCTCGTCGGATCATCTATGACCAATGATGCCTACCACATGACTGCTACGCACCCAGAAGGACTAGGTGCCTACCAAGCCATGAAGCTGGCGCTGGACGAAGGAAAGATCAATCCTTCGGATGTAGACTACATCAACACCCACTCTACCTCTACTCCTGTAGGTGACATCAGCGAGCCACAGGCGATCCGTCGATTGATGGATGGCAAAGACAACAGAGCCTCTATCAGTGGGACCAAGTCTATGACTGGACACTTGCTAGGGGCAGCAGGAGTGGTAGAAGCGATCCTCTCCATCCAAAGCATCCGTCACAATGTGATCCCTCCTACGATCAACACCGAATCAATCGATCCTGCTATCGGGGATGACCTGAATATCGTGATCAAAGAGGCCAAAGAAAAAGAAGTGAAGATTGCCATGAGTAACACCTTCGGATTTGGAGGACACAATGGTATCGCTGTATTCAAGGCCTTTAGCTAA
- a CDS encoding phosphopeptide-binding protein: MKSTMQNFAIAAAIATATISCDMSKKEATSTHELTEKIEVEQPITLTQAPPSIEFPDALLSKKDVKITKQDTSYLVDYSFDVQNFELGSQTTGAANRGIANSDKGQHIHFIVNDGPYSAHYVPGAADSLKAGNYVVLAFLSRSYHESVKDENAYHVENLKVGDVETEAVDLDAPHLFYSRPKGTYSGTDTKKLMLDFYLINTELSPTGNKVKATINGAEFMIDQWAPYYIEGLDKGEVTISLELIDATGQKIEGPFNSVTRTVTLK; this comes from the coding sequence ATGAAATCCACCATGCAAAACTTTGCAATAGCCGCAGCTATTGCTACAGCAACAATATCCTGTGACATGAGCAAAAAAGAAGCGACCTCAACTCATGAACTCACAGAAAAAATCGAAGTAGAACAACCCATCACACTGACCCAAGCTCCTCCGTCCATTGAATTTCCAGACGCTTTGCTTTCCAAGAAAGATGTGAAAATCACCAAACAAGACACCAGTTACTTGGTAGATTATAGTTTCGATGTGCAAAACTTTGAACTCGGATCACAAACCACAGGTGCTGCCAACAGAGGTATTGCCAACTCGGACAAGGGACAGCATATTCACTTCATCGTCAACGACGGCCCCTATTCGGCACACTATGTGCCTGGTGCAGCTGACAGTCTCAAAGCTGGCAACTATGTAGTCTTGGCCTTTCTATCCAGATCCTATCACGAGAGTGTCAAGGACGAAAACGCCTATCATGTAGAAAATCTCAAGGTAGGTGATGTCGAAACGGAGGCTGTCGATCTGGATGCTCCCCATCTTTTTTACAGCAGACCCAAGGGCACCTACTCAGGTACTGACACCAAGAAGTTGATGCTGGATTTTTACCTGATCAACACCGAATTGTCACCTACTGGCAACAAAGTCAAAGCCACAATCAATGGCGCGGAATTTATGATAGACCAATGGGCTCCCTACTACATAGAAGGACTCGACAAGGGTGAGGTAACTATATCTCTCGAACTAATAGATGCCACAGGTCAGAAAATAGAAGGACCTTTCAATAGCGTCACACGGACTGTCACGCTAAAATAG
- a CDS encoding ThuA domain-containing protein — protein MIRKTLFLSALSCLMAFASTAQQFKALLFTKTVGWHHESIHEGVTAMRWLADRHDFSLYWTENERMVFNEKALAKYDVVIFLNTTGDVLNDEQQAAFEKFIQSGKGYVGIHSASDTEYEWSWYTQLVGRMFKIHPANQTALIKVEDRNFPGMQLMPDVRWWTDEWYEFGEEKVEGLKYLVSVDESTYNAKVEWKDNKSEGMPDFHPISWYHEFDGGRAFYTALGHLPKTYSDPLFLEHIYGGVFYAATGKGIMAVEEPAGKKKNVKR, from the coding sequence ATGATTAGAAAAACATTGTTCCTGTCGGCACTCAGTTGTTTGATGGCTTTTGCGAGTACTGCACAGCAGTTCAAGGCGTTGCTTTTTACCAAAACAGTAGGTTGGCACCATGAGTCCATTCATGAAGGTGTCACCGCGATGCGCTGGCTAGCGGATCGACATGATTTTAGTCTGTATTGGACAGAAAACGAACGCATGGTGTTCAACGAAAAGGCATTGGCCAAGTACGATGTGGTTATTTTTCTCAATACTACTGGAGATGTACTCAATGACGAACAGCAAGCAGCCTTTGAGAAATTCATCCAATCAGGTAAGGGCTATGTGGGGATTCATTCTGCATCCGATACCGAGTATGAGTGGTCGTGGTACACGCAATTGGTCGGAAGAATGTTTAAAATTCATCCAGCCAATCAGACGGCACTAATCAAAGTAGAGGATCGTAACTTTCCTGGGATGCAACTGATGCCAGATGTACGATGGTGGACAGATGAGTGGTACGAGTTTGGTGAAGAGAAGGTAGAGGGTCTCAAATACCTCGTGTCTGTGGATGAGTCTACCTATAACGCTAAGGTGGAATGGAAAGATAACAAATCTGAGGGAATGCCAGATTTTCATCCGATCTCTTGGTACCACGAGTTTGATGGTGGTCGTGCATTTTATACAGCCTTGGGGCACTTGCCCAAAACTTATTCTGACCCATTGTTCTTAGAGCATATTTATGGCGGAGTATTCTACGCTGCTACTGGCAAAGGCATCATGGCAGTAGAGGAACCTGCTGGCAAAAAGAAAAATGTCAAACGTTGA
- a CDS encoding serine hydrolase domain-containing protein — MKQTKKILKMTFILASIGSLWFVPWILVKTWIMPLPDTVQEQLHEAIDYGFDGMIVYVDQAGKPPEFYAAGWHDRKNKIPAYPEALFKIASITKLYVAVATTKLVHDGRLDLDKTLADYLPKLAGRIANADRITLRMMVQHRSGIPNYTDSPGFWENDYSKNNKESLDLVLDMPADFEPDKKYSYSNTNYLLIGEILDKTLRYSHHQYIKREILVPLKLDNTYSLLSEVDLEDVMSGYYVGYDDDIKSNDFVNPAGSMVATAEDVGIFLRALNDGSLLNENEQAIYSSIYEYGHTGLLPGYSSIARYHKDIDAVVVQFVNTAGGTTWNLSEIIYSRIVKIVKRTEASS; from the coding sequence ATGAAACAGACAAAGAAAATACTCAAAATGACTTTTATTCTTGCAAGCATTGGCTCCCTGTGGTTCGTGCCGTGGATTTTGGTAAAGACTTGGATCATGCCCCTGCCAGATACAGTTCAGGAGCAGCTCCATGAAGCCATTGATTATGGGTTTGACGGCATGATAGTTTACGTGGATCAAGCAGGGAAACCGCCGGAGTTTTATGCCGCTGGATGGCACGACCGAAAAAACAAAATACCAGCCTATCCAGAGGCCTTATTCAAGATAGCGAGTATCACCAAGCTATATGTGGCTGTTGCTACGACCAAACTGGTTCATGACGGACGTTTGGATTTGGATAAAACCCTCGCTGATTACTTACCCAAACTTGCTGGTAGGATAGCAAATGCGGATAGAATCACCCTGAGAATGATGGTGCAGCATCGGAGCGGTATTCCCAACTACACAGACTCTCCTGGTTTTTGGGAAAATGACTACTCCAAAAACAACAAAGAATCGCTCGATTTAGTACTGGATATGCCCGCTGATTTTGAACCTGATAAAAAATATAGCTATTCAAATACCAATTATTTGTTGATAGGCGAAATCCTTGATAAAACATTGAGGTATAGTCATCACCAATATATCAAGAGGGAGATTTTGGTCCCGCTAAAGCTGGACAATACGTATAGTTTGCTAAGTGAAGTGGATTTAGAAGATGTTATGAGTGGGTATTATGTAGGGTATGATGACGATATAAAGTCTAATGATTTTGTAAACCCTGCCGGCTCTATGGTAGCTACAGCAGAGGATGTGGGGATTTTCTTGCGGGCACTGAACGATGGCTCTTTGCTAAATGAGAATGAACAAGCTATTTATTCATCTATTTATGAATATGGGCACACAGGATTATTGCCAGGATACTCAAGTATTGCCAGGTATCACAAAGATATTGATGCGGTCGTTGTTCAGTTTGTAAATACAGCAGGTGGGACCACTTGGAATTTATCAGAGATCATCTACAGCCGCATTGTGAAAATCGTGAAAAGGACAGAAGCTTCTTCATGA